Part of the Sphingobium sp. TKS genome is shown below.
GTGCAGTTGCCAGGCATCCTCCGCAATGAGGGCAATGGCGCGGCGGCGCGCGCGATAAGCGGTCAAGGATAGCTTGGCGTACAGCCGGTAGGCTCGGCTGAGGGGGCGGACCGGAGACTCTTTTTTTTCCGCCCCGTCTGAGCGAGCCTTCGTGTTTGCAGGAAGGCATAGGCGATCATTGTCATGAGCGCATGGCGATGCAGCCCGGTCCACGAGCGGCCCTCGAAATGGTCGAGACCAAGTTCTTCCTTGAGTTGCTGATGCGCCTGTTCGCAGACCCAGCGCGCCTTGATGGCGCCGGCGACATCTTTGGCTGGCGTGTCGGCGGGAAGGTTGGAAAGATAGTATTTTCGCTCGCCGCTGGAGCGATGCTCGCCCACCAGCCAAGCCTCTTCGCCTGGCATGTGCTGTGCGCCAGCAGCACCGATCCGCTGTGGCGCGCCATCAGCGATCCGCACGCGCATGACAGCGAAGCGGGCGCTCAGACGGCCTTTGGTTCCGCGGCGCCAACTGATCTTCCGCCACTTCGCCTCCTCCAGCATGGTATGGGCGGCCAGGGATTTGACGTCGGGTACGTGCCGGACACGCGGTCGTCCACGTCCCGCCACCGGGAAGATCAACTGCACGTCTGAGGGATAGACCTTCTGGTGGCGGGGGATGCCGACCGCCCAGCAGAGGCCCCGTGCGCTGAGCGCCTGCCGGAACGGTGCGGACAGGCCATAACCGGCATCGGCCAGGACGCAGCCAAAGCGCACGCCGGCAGCGATGATGCGGTCGATCTCCTCAATCGCGATGTCAGGCTTTGTGCGATAGGCCCGAAATGCTTCGGGCACAGCCGCCTTGGCCATCCGTGCAGTGTCGCTGGTCCAGCTTTCCGGCAGGAACAGCCGCAAACCCAGCATGACCGGAACTTCTCCCGAGGCCAACGTCACCGATACCAAGGTCTGGCAGTTGGCGTTCTTGCCCAACACCGTGGCGTATTGCGGCGCGACACCGACCGAGGCCTTGCCCTTCTTGGGTAGCGCTGTGTCGTCGATGATAAGCCAGGCCTTGTCGCCGCCGACCAGCTCATCAGCCTGTCGCCACAACGTCGCCTCCAGCGGCGCGCTGTCCCAGATCCCTGCTCCGACGAAATGGTGTAGCCGGTCATAGCTGAGCGCGTCGATGCGTGCTGCCATCGGCTGGATACTCTTGCGATCGCCCGGGCCTATCAATCCGGCGATATAAGCCGGACACATCCGCCGCCGCGTCTTGTTGGCCAGAGCCTGCAAATACGGCTCAAGCCACTGTTCGAGGTCCCGCCGCCAATCCTCTTCCATCGCCAGCCTCCACAAAAGCTGGCTCCCTATGAATCACGCATTCCTCCGAAGGGGAATCCCAAAAATTACACTTCTGCCAAAGTAGTGCTAGAGATCGCGCGAGCCCTGAAGGTTCTGCGCAGGCGCATCGAAGCGGCGCAGATCCCCTCATCGAATCTCGATGAGACGCTCAACATCGCCACCTGGAATAACCGCAGAACTATGTCCTGTATGATCTCGGCAAGCCGATTCTTGAGATATTCTTGAGATAAAGCGGCTGCGATATTGAGAGACTGGGCGATCAATTGAAAACATTTGGGATGAGTATGACGCCCGCGCCCGCAGCGGAATGATCATGCATTTGTGTTGCCCATGACCTGCTCTCGATCTTGGGCCATCCGGCCGGAGCTGATCCGGTCAATCTGATGATCGAGCTGAAGTCCATCGATACACTCAGGAGCCTTACGTAGTGACGTTGCCAGTCGGCGCGGTGATGGTGACCACAAAAGAGGTGGCTGGGTGAAACCTTGAGGCGGCCTCTGGCACCTTACGCAAGCTGGAGATGAGCTATGTCCAAGCCGATGATTTTGTGGTTCGAAGACATCGGTATCGCTGATGTGCCGGCCGTAGGCGGCAAGAACGCGTCTTTAGGCGAGATGACCGCGGCCCTCGCTCAGAAGGGCGTGAAGGTGCCCTCTGGCTTTGCCACCACTGCGGACGCTTACAGGGCGTTCGTTCACGACAATGAGCTTGCACCCCGCATTACGGAACATCTCTCCGCCTTCCACTCCGGCGGATGCACCCTTCAGGAAGCGGGGCAGGCTATAAGGAGTCTGTTTCTGGAAGCGGAAATGCCCTCCCATATCGCCGAGGAGATTGTGTCCGCTTATGCGGAACTTGGCCGGCGTACCGGCACAGAGCGTCCCGCCGTTGCCGTGCGCAGCAGCGCGACCGCCGAAGATCTGCCGGATGCGAGCTTCGCGGGCCAGCAGGAAACCTTCCTCAATGTCCGGGGCCGGGCCGCACTTCTGGCGGCCTGTCGTCGATGCTTCGCCTCGCTGTTCACCGATCGCGCGATCAGTTACCGCGATGCGAAAGGCTTCGATCATCTCGAGGTTGCGCTGTCGATCGGCATTCAGCAGATGGTCCGTTCGGACCTGTGCGGATCGGGCGTCATGTTCTCGATCGATACCGAAACCGGCTTTCCAAATGCTATCGTCATCAGCGCCGCCTGGGGGCTGGGTGAGACCGTCGTCCAGGGGAGCGTAAACCCGGACAGATATGTCGTATTCAAACCGCTTCTCGCGCAGCCGGGGACCGAACCGATCATCGACAAGGAGTTGGGCGGCAAGGCGTTCCGCATGGTCTATGGGGAAGGCGGAAGCCACCGTACGAGGATCGTCGAGACAACCGAGCAGGAGCGTCAGAGCTTCGTTCTCGATAACAGCGATATCGTCCAGCTCGCCCGGTGGGCCGTGGCGATCGAGGACCATTACCAGCGTCCCATGGACATGGAATGGGCGAAGGACGGCGAGACTGGTGAACTCTACATCGTCCAGGCACGCCCCGAAACGGTTCAGGCCCAGGCCAGCACCTCGACATTCCGGCATTACCGCCTCAAGGAGAAAGGCGACCCGCTATTGACGGGCGCGGCGGTGGGAACAGCCATCGCTGCTGGCAAGGCTTGTGTCATCCGGACCGCCGCCGACATCGCCCAGTTCCGGGACGGGTCTATTCTCATCACTGAGACGACCGACCCCGATTGGGTTCCGGTCATGAAACGCGCGGCGGGGATCGTGACCAATCATGGCGGCACCACCAGCCACGCCGCCATCGTCAGCCGCGAACTCGGTGTTCCCGCAATCGTCGGCACCGGAAACGCGACCGAGATCATTGCCGAGAACAGCGAGATCACGATCAGCTGCGCTAACGGTGACGTCGGAACAATCTACGCCAGCATACTCGATTTTTCCGTGACGGACGTGGATATCGGCTCCCTGCCGGCCACCCGGACGGACATCATGGTCAATATCGCGAACCCGGCGGCGGCATTCCAGTGGTGGCGGCTTCCTGCCCGAGGGGTCGGCCTTGCGCGCATGGAGTTCATCATCAACGCGCATATCAAGGTGCATCCGATGGCACTGGTTCACCCGGATCGCGTGAGCGCTGAAGCTCAGCGGCAAATACGCGATCTGACCAAGGGGTATTCCGACCCATCGGAGTTTTTTGTCGATGTCCTCGCGCGCGGCATCGCGAAGCTTGCAAGTCCCTATTACCCGCACCCCGCCATCGTGCGCCTGAGCGATTTCAAAACGAACGAATATGCGCACCTTGTGGGCGGCGACGCCTTCGAGCCGGATGAGGAGAATCCGATGCTCGGCTTCCGCGGCGCCTCGCGCTATTACGATGAACGGTATCGCGAAGGCTTCGCTCTCGAATGCCGCGCGCTCAAGCGGGTCCGGGAGGAACTGGGCTTCTCGAACGTCATCGTCATGGTCCCCTTCTGCCGCACGCCGGCCGAGGCGGATCGCGTGCTCGAAGCGATGGCCGAGAACGGTTTGCGCCGCGGGGAGAATGGGCTGCAAATCTACATGATGTGCGAGATACCCTCGAACGTCATTCTCGCCGAGCAGTTCGCTACGCGCTTCGACGGATTTTCCATCGGCTCCAACGACCTCACCCAGCTTGTGTTGGGTGTCGACCGCGATTCCGGGATTCTGGCCAATCTCTTCGATGAAAGAGACGAAGCCGTCACCCGCATGATCTCGGAAGCCATTCGCAACGCGCACGCGGCGGGCATCAAGATCGGCATATGCGGCCAGGGGCCGAGCAACCATCCGGACTTTGCGGCGTTCCTGGTTTCGGAGGGTATCGATTCCATGTCGCTCAATCCCGACAGCTTCGTGCGAACGATCAAGGCCGTCGCGGAGGCGGAGGGACAGTCGGGCTGAGCGCCGGGTGAAATGACACTGATGCGAGGTACAGGAAATTGCGTCTACCGGTGATGATCCGCCTGGTGTGCATGGCGGTGACAAAACCAGCCAGTGGAGCGCCGGCATTGTGCTGAGCGCGGCGGAGTAAAATCCGGCCATTGGTTAGGCTGAACCTTTTTGAGGTCGGCCAAGGATGTTTGCCGTGGAGAGCTACGCCGCTGTTCGGCGCTTTGTGTTTATCGAGGGTCACAGCCAGCGCGAGGCGGCGCGGGTCTTCGGGCTGAGCCGGGAGACGGTGGGGAAGATGTGCCGGTTCTCGCTACCGCCGGGCTACACGCGGACCAAGCCCGTGGAGAAGCCGAAGCTGGGTCCTCTGCTACCGGTGATCGACGCGATCCTGGCGGCGGATGGGACCGCGCCGGTGAAGCAGCGGCATACCGCCAAGCGGATCTTCGAGCGGCTCCGCGACGAGCATGGCTTTGCAGGCGGCTACACGGTGGTGAAGGATTATGTCCGGATCAGCCGAGCCCGCGGGCGCGAGACGTTCGTGCCACTGGCCCACCCACCGGGCCATGCGCAGGTCGATTTTGGCGAAGCGGTCGGGGTGATCGGCGGGGTGCGGCAGAAGATCCACTTCTTCTGTATCGACCTGCCGCAGTCGGACGCCTGCTTCGTGAAGGCGTTCCCGCGCGAGACCACCGAGGCATTCCTCGACGGGCACGTGTCGGCGTTCGCCTTCTTCGGCGGAGTGCCGCTATCGATCCTGTACGACAACACCAAGATCGCGGTGGCGAAGATCTGCGGCGACGGGAAGCGCGAGCGGACGCGGGCCTTCACCGAACTGGTCAGCCATTACCTGTTCCGAGACCGCTTCGGCCGTCCGGGCAAGGGCAACGACAAAGGCAAGGTCGAGGGACTGGTGAAGTTTGCCCGGCGCTGCTTCATGACGCCGGTCCCTGACGCGGCGAGCTTCGATGCCTTCAACGCCGAACTGGAGCATCGCTGCCGCGCGCGCCAGGCCGAGCGTGCCGGCCGGCACACCGCGACCATCGGTGAGCGCCTGGTGGCCGATCTGGCAGCGCTGCGCCCATTGCCGGCGGTGCCGCTGGAACCGTGCGAGAAGCGGGCAGCGCGTGTCTCCTCGACGGCGCTGGTGCGCTACCGGACCAACGACTACTCGGTGCCGACGGCCTATGGGTTCCAGGACGTCGTGGTGAAGGGCTTCGTCGATGAGGTCGTGATCCTGTGCGGTGGGCAGGAGATCGCCCGGCATCCCCGCTGCTACGCCGAAGGTGCGTTCATCGCCGAGCCGCTCCACTATCTCGCCCTCATCGAGACCAAGCCGGGGGCGCTCGACCAGGCGGCTGCGTTGCAGGGCTGGCGCCTGCCTGAGGTGTTCCAGCATCTGCGGCATCTGTTGGAGGCCAGGATGGGCAATCGCGGCAAGCGCGAGTTCATCCAGGTCCTGCGGCTGCTGGAGGCCTTGCCGCTCGATATCGTCACCGCTGCGGTGACCCAGGCGATCCAGATCGGCGCGCCCGGCTTCGACGCAGTCAAGCTGATCGCGCTGGCGCGCATCGAGCGGCGGCCCGCCCGGCTCGATCTGGCGGCCTATCCGCATCTGCCCAGAACCGCGGTGAAGACGACGTCGGCGGCCGACTATGCGGTGCTGGCGGCATGACCCGGGCTGATGACCCGATGCCCACGGGCACGATGAGCACGGCGCCGCAGGTGCTGCTCGCCCATCACCTCAAGCAGCTGAAGCTGCCGACGGTGCTGCGCGAGTATGACAAGGTCGCCCGCGAGTGCGCCCGCGATGGTGTCGATCACCCGCGCTACCTGCTCCGGCTGATCGAACTGGAGCTGATCGACCGCGAACGGCGCACGGTCGAGCGACGCATCCGGGCCGCCCGGTTCCCGGCGGTGAAGAGCTTCGACACGTTCGACTTCGCCGCCATCCCCAGCCTCAACAAGCCGCTGGTGCTCGAGCTGGCCCGCTGCGAGTACATCCTGCGCCGCGAGAACGTCATCGCACTTGGCAACAGCGG
Proteins encoded:
- the ppsA gene encoding phosphoenolpyruvate synthase, whose amino-acid sequence is MSKPMILWFEDIGIADVPAVGGKNASLGEMTAALAQKGVKVPSGFATTADAYRAFVHDNELAPRITEHLSAFHSGGCTLQEAGQAIRSLFLEAEMPSHIAEEIVSAYAELGRRTGTERPAVAVRSSATAEDLPDASFAGQQETFLNVRGRAALLAACRRCFASLFTDRAISYRDAKGFDHLEVALSIGIQQMVRSDLCGSGVMFSIDTETGFPNAIVISAAWGLGETVVQGSVNPDRYVVFKPLLAQPGTEPIIDKELGGKAFRMVYGEGGSHRTRIVETTEQERQSFVLDNSDIVQLARWAVAIEDHYQRPMDMEWAKDGETGELYIVQARPETVQAQASTSTFRHYRLKEKGDPLLTGAAVGTAIAAGKACVIRTAADIAQFRDGSILITETTDPDWVPVMKRAAGIVTNHGGTTSHAAIVSRELGVPAIVGTGNATEIIAENSEITISCANGDVGTIYASILDFSVTDVDIGSLPATRTDIMVNIANPAAAFQWWRLPARGVGLARMEFIINAHIKVHPMALVHPDRVSAEAQRQIRDLTKGYSDPSEFFVDVLARGIAKLASPYYPHPAIVRLSDFKTNEYAHLVGGDAFEPDEENPMLGFRGASRYYDERYREGFALECRALKRVREELGFSNVIVMVPFCRTPAEADRVLEAMAENGLRRGENGLQIYMMCEIPSNVILAEQFATRFDGFSIGSNDLTQLVLGVDRDSGILANLFDERDEAVTRMISEAIRNAHAAGIKIGICGQGPSNHPDFAAFLVSEGIDSMSLNPDSFVRTIKAVAEAEGQSG
- a CDS encoding IS701 family transposase produces the protein MEEDWRRDLEQWLEPYLQALANKTRRRMCPAYIAGLIGPGDRKSIQPMAARIDALSYDRLHHFVGAGIWDSAPLEATLWRQADELVGGDKAWLIIDDTALPKKGKASVGVAPQYATVLGKNANCQTLVSVTLASGEVPVMLGLRLFLPESWTSDTARMAKAAVPEAFRAYRTKPDIAIEEIDRIIAAGVRFGCVLADAGYGLSAPFRQALSARGLCWAVGIPRHQKVYPSDVQLIFPVAGRGRPRVRHVPDVKSLAAHTMLEEAKWRKISWRRGTKGRLSARFAVMRVRIADGAPQRIGAAGAQHMPGEEAWLVGEHRSSGERKYYLSNLPADTPAKDVAGAIKARWVCEQAHQQLKEELGLDHFEGRSWTGLHRHALMTMIAYAFLQTRRLAQTGRKKKSLRSAPSAEPTGCTPSYP
- the istA gene encoding IS21 family transposase: MFAVESYAAVRRFVFIEGHSQREAARVFGLSRETVGKMCRFSLPPGYTRTKPVEKPKLGPLLPVIDAILAADGTAPVKQRHTAKRIFERLRDEHGFAGGYTVVKDYVRISRARGRETFVPLAHPPGHAQVDFGEAVGVIGGVRQKIHFFCIDLPQSDACFVKAFPRETTEAFLDGHVSAFAFFGGVPLSILYDNTKIAVAKICGDGKRERTRAFTELVSHYLFRDRFGRPGKGNDKGKVEGLVKFARRCFMTPVPDAASFDAFNAELEHRCRARQAERAGRHTATIGERLVADLAALRPLPAVPLEPCEKRAARVSSTALVRYRTNDYSVPTAYGFQDVVVKGFVDEVVILCGGQEIARHPRCYAEGAFIAEPLHYLALIETKPGALDQAAALQGWRLPEVFQHLRHLLEARMGNRGKREFIQVLRLLEALPLDIVTAAVTQAIQIGAPGFDAVKLIALARIERRPARLDLAAYPHLPRTAVKTTSAADYAVLAA